TCGCAGCCAGACCGTCTTCATCACAGGAGCCAGCTCTGGCATCGGTCGCGCCACCGCCTTTGCCCTCGCGGCAGAAGGCGTCCGCCTCCTCCTCTGCGCTCGCAACCCGGAAAAGCTTCCCACCGAAGCCGAACTCACTGGCGCAGGTGCGGAAGCCGCTCACCTCTTCGCCATGGACGTCTCCAGCCGTGCAGTCATCGAAGTTGCCGTCGCTGCTCTCCCCGAAGAGTGGAAGAAAGTCGATATCCTCGTCAACAACGCAGGCAAGGCACGCGGCCTCGCCAAGATCTACGAAGACGATCCCGATCACTGGGACGAGATGATCGACACCAATGTAAAAGGACTCCTCCACGTTTCGCGCGCCTTTATTCCCGGCATGGTGCAGCGTGGCCGCGGCCACGTCGTGAACCTCGGCTCAACCGCCGGCCACTGGACCTACGCCAACGGCGCAGTCTACTGCGCCTCCAAAGCAGCAGAGCGCGCCATCAACGAAGGCATGAAGATCGACCTCACCGGAACGCCCGTCCGCGTCACTACGGTTGATCCAGGCATGGTGGAAACCAACTTCTCCGCAGTGCGCTTCAACGGCGACGAAGAAAAAGCAGCCAAGGTCTACGCAGGCCTGACTCCACTCACGCCCGAAGACGTAGCCGACGCGATCCACTACGCGGTTACGCGCCCGGCCCACGTGAATATCCAGACCATCCTGATGATGCCCACCGACCAGGGCAACGCCACCGTCTTCAACCGCAAAAGCTAGATAATCCACGTGCCCCATCCTTCGCGGCTTCATCGCGAAGGGTGGGGTCGCGCAGAGCGCACAAACCTGATCCCTCAGGAAACCCGGGTGCCCCATGTCCCGTCTTTGGGCCATGGGCCATGCGCAAAGCGCATCCCTCCGAGCAACAAAAAAGCCCCGCCGAAAGGCGGGGCTTTCCGATACCAAAAGTTCTACCGCAAAGCCTCGTCCATCTCACTCAACCAGCTAGGACTCTTCAAAATCTCCCGAGGCTTCGAACCATCCGCAGGCCCCACGAGCCCATCCCGCTCC
This genomic stretch from Terriglobus saanensis SP1PR4 harbors:
- a CDS encoding SDR family NAD(P)-dependent oxidoreductase encodes the protein MSLSLRSQTVFITGASSGIGRATAFALAAEGVRLLLCARNPEKLPTEAELTGAGAEAAHLFAMDVSSRAVIEVAVAALPEEWKKVDILVNNAGKARGLAKIYEDDPDHWDEMIDTNVKGLLHVSRAFIPGMVQRGRGHVVNLGSTAGHWTYANGAVYCASKAAERAINEGMKIDLTGTPVRVTTVDPGMVETNFSAVRFNGDEEKAAKVYAGLTPLTPEDVADAIHYAVTRPAHVNIQTILMMPTDQGNATVFNRKS